A window of Ranitomeya variabilis isolate aRanVar5 chromosome 2, aRanVar5.hap1, whole genome shotgun sequence contains these coding sequences:
- the REG4 gene encoding regenerating islet-derived protein 4 — protein sequence MAVSWCALILLLGSLAVTQVAEGSKARSSCPNGWFFYKANCYGYFRYPLTWSEAEFDCQAYGHGAHLASIMDSAEADIIASHISAYQKNQPVWIGLHDPEQNRRWKWNDGSMYNFRSWQSEQPDNHNGIEYCGELSCRENFLMWNDANCNLAHPYVCKYKP from the exons ATGGCCGTCTCCTGGTGCGCCCTCATTCTTCTCTTGGGATCCCTGGCTGTCACACAGGTCGCTGAAG gtagTAAGGCACGGTCCAGCTGCCCAAATGGCTGGTTCTTCTACAAGGCAAACTGCTATGGCTACTTCCGCTATCCATTAACTTGGTCTGAGGCCGAG TTTGACTGCCAAGCCTATGGCCACGGAGCTCATCTGGCATCGATCATGGATTCTGCAGAAGCCGATATCATTGCCTCCCACATATCTGCCTACCAGAAGAACCAGCCAGTGTGGATAGGACTTCACGACCCCGAGCAG AATCGTCGCTGGAAGTGGAATGATGGATCCATGTACAACTTCCGCTCATGGCAATCCGAACAACCAGATAACCATAATGGAATAGAATATTGTGGAGAGCTGTCATGTAGAGAAA ATTTTCTAATGTGGAATGATGCTAACTGTAACCTGGCTCATCCTTATGTGTGTAAATACAAGCCTTAG